Below is a genomic region from Citrobacter europaeus.
CTCGCCTTCTTTTTATTGTTTTTCTCCCGAGCCTCGGTGCGTTGGGCAAGGAAGCCCGGCGCATCCAATCGATTGCGCCTTGCGACAACCAGGTTGAAATGTTAAAAGAAGCCCCTTCAATAAAAACGACACAGGGGAAGGGCGTGAAAAACGCGTCAACTGCATCTGACACCAGCGTGTCTGATGCCGCGTCGACGAACGAGCCGACGCTTCAACGAGGGTTGCAAAACCGCCATATTCAGTTAATTGCGCTGGGCGGTGCAATTGGTACGGGCCTGTTTTTGGGCATTGGTCCGGCTATTCAGATGGCGGGACCTGCGGTGTTACTGGGTTACGGCTTTGCCGGGTTCATCGCTTTTCTGATTATGCGTCAACTGGGCGAAATGGTAGTGGAAGAACCCGTTTCCGGATCCTTCGCTCATTTTGCCTATAAATATTGGGGACCGTTCGCGGGTTTTCTGTCCGGCTGGAACTACTGGGTGATGTTTGTGCTGGTCGGTATGGCGGAACTTACAGCGGCCGGGATCTATATGCAGTACTGGTTGCCCGATGTCCCAACCTGGATTTGGGCCGCGGCATTTTTCGTGATCATCAATGCCGTCAACCTGGTCAACGTACGTCTGTATGGCGAAACGGAATTCTGGTTCGCGCTGATTAAAGTGCTGGCCATTATCGGCATGATTGGTTTTGGCGTGTGGATGCTGTTTTCCGGTAACGGCGGGGAACATGCAAGCATCGATAACCTGTGGCGTTACAACGGCTTTTTTGCTACCGGCTGGAACGGATTAATTCTGTCGCTGGCGGTGATTATGTTCTCCTTTGGCGGACTGGAGCTTATCGGGATTACTGCCGCAGAAGCGCAGGACCCGCAGAAAAGCATTCCAAAGGCGGTAAACCAGGTGGTGTACCGTATTCTGCTGTTTTACATCGGTTCTCTGGTGGTGCTGTTAGCGCTCTACCCGTGGGTAGAGGTGAAATCCAACAGCAGCCCGTTCGTGATGATTTTCCATAATCTTGACAGCAACGTGGTGGCTTCTGCGCTGAACTTTGTCATTCTTGTGGCTTCGCTGTCGGTGTATAACAGTGGTGTTTACTCTAACAGTCGTATGCTATTTGGTCTCTCGGTTCAGGGGAACGCGCCGAAGTTCTTAACCCGCGTCAGCCGTCGTGGCGTACCGGTGAACTCACTGATCCTCTCCGGCGCTATTACGTCACTGGTGGTCCTGATCAACTATGTTCTGCCGCAAAAGGCCTTTAGCCTGCTGATGGCGCTGGTGGTGGCGACGTTACTGCTGAACTGGATTATGATCTGCCTGGCGCATCTGCGGTTCCGGGCGGCGATGCGACGTAAGGGACGTGACACGCAGTTTAAAGCACTGCTGTACCCGGCAGGGAACTACCTGTGTATTGCTTTCCTTGGCATGATTCTGGTGCTGATGTGTACGATGGATGAAATGCGCCTGTCAGCTATCCTGCTGCCGGTGTGGATCCTGTTCCTGTTTGTTGCCTTCAAACTGTTGCGTCGTAAACCTCGCTAAGCTATGGCCGATCTCATATTAATAATGGGATCGGCCATTTTCTCTCTGTCCGGTTTATCGCTGAAACGCGCCAGACAGTGCGCGAATATCGTTTCCGGTAGGCGACTGATGAATGCGTAAACCAAACTCTTCGACCACGGCAAAGATATGGTCGAAGATATCAGCCTGAATACTTTCATATTCCAGCCAGACTACCGTATTAGTAAAGGCATAAATTTCGATCGGTAAAC
It encodes:
- the pheP gene encoding phenylalanine transporter, whose amino-acid sequence is MKNASTASDTSVSDAASTNEPTLQRGLQNRHIQLIALGGAIGTGLFLGIGPAIQMAGPAVLLGYGFAGFIAFLIMRQLGEMVVEEPVSGSFAHFAYKYWGPFAGFLSGWNYWVMFVLVGMAELTAAGIYMQYWLPDVPTWIWAAAFFVIINAVNLVNVRLYGETEFWFALIKVLAIIGMIGFGVWMLFSGNGGEHASIDNLWRYNGFFATGWNGLILSLAVIMFSFGGLELIGITAAEAQDPQKSIPKAVNQVVYRILLFYIGSLVVLLALYPWVEVKSNSSPFVMIFHNLDSNVVASALNFVILVASLSVYNSGVYSNSRMLFGLSVQGNAPKFLTRVSRRGVPVNSLILSGAITSLVVLINYVLPQKAFSLLMALVVATLLLNWIMICLAHLRFRAAMRRKGRDTQFKALLYPAGNYLCIAFLGMILVLMCTMDEMRLSAILLPVWILFLFVAFKLLRRKPR